A single region of the Malaclemys terrapin pileata isolate rMalTer1 chromosome 4, rMalTer1.hap1, whole genome shotgun sequence genome encodes:
- the LOC128837012 gene encoding carbohydrate sulfotransferase 9-like: MKQKREMSCPDRIVCIGRETLHGPDIQRGRQIPCKRPHPSPSWENMVDKVFQKVFIFLVLTLILGSLLSGVFYKWQTKMMIPKEDWLMSQVYRRDTLNSTCLMNNLSHSQSKLKHDVATRIFVEHNHKFIYCEVPKVGCSNWKKIILLLTLNLSRKANEVDHDLIHQTSLIKRLSSYPSDYQEKLLTSYTKVMFTRDPLERLVSAYRDKLLHSEPYYSITVANEIKATCRKNENSTEKVTFQEFVNFILTKKQEHLDIHWKPMFLLCDPCNIHYDIMGKFETLEQDSEHVLRNIGAPEDMHYPNFKKYGSEKRTSDDITLEYLGKLSSEKIEKIKKLYQMDFALFNYPYDLKMNLYETDTV, encoded by the exons CGAGGAAGACAGATTCCCTGCAAAAGGCCACATCCTTCTCCTTCCTGGGAAAATATGGTGGACAAGGTGTTCCAGAAGGTGTTCATTTTCCTTGTCCTAACTTTAATTCTTGGAAGTCTTCTTTCTGGGGTATTCTACAAGTGGCAAACAAAAATGATGA TTCCTAAGGAAGATTGGCTGATGAGTCAAGTCTATCGCAGAGACACACTGAACTCCACCTGCCTGATGAACAACCTTTCTCATTCACAAAGCAAACTGAAACATGATGTTGCAACACGGATCTTTGTGGAACATAACCACAAGTTCATCTACTGTGAGGTGCCCAAGGTGGGGTGCTCCAATTGGAAGAAAATCATCCTTCTCCTCACATTGAACCTAAGCAGAAAGGCTAATGAAGTCGACCATGATCTCATCCACCAAACCTCACTGATAAAGAGGCTGAGTTCTTACCCTTCCGACTACCAGGAGAAATTACTGACCAGTTACACCAAAGTGATGTTCACCAGAGATCCCCTGGAACGGTTGGTTTCAGCTTACAGAGACAAGCTTCTGCACTCTGAGCCATACTATAGTATCACTGTGGCAAATGAGATCAAGGCCACGTGCaggaaaaatgaaaattcaaCTGAAAAGGTGACTTTCCAGGAGTTTGTTAACTTTATTCTGACAAAAAAACAAGAACATTTGGATATTCATTGGAAACCAATGTTTCTACTCTGTGATCCTTGCAACATTCACTATGACATCATGGGGAAGTTTGAGACCTTGGAGCAAGACTCTGAACATGTTCTCAGGAACATTGGAGCCCCAGAGGATATGCACTACCCTAACTTTAAGAAGTATGGCTCAGAGAAACGTACTAGTGATGATATCACCCTGGAATATCTTGGAAAGCTGAGCTCAGAGAAAATTGAAAAGATCAAGAAGCTGTACCAGATGGATTTTGCCTTGTTCAACTATCCTTATGATTTGAAAATGAACCTTTATGAGACTGATACAGTATGA